AATTAACTTAATTCTTAGGAGGGGCCCCTCTCATTTTAGCAGCAAGAACCTTAGCAAACTCTAAAAGCTTATCAGTCTCTGGCATAATACCCTTAACAGCAGCATCAGCACAAAAGCTCTCAGCCCACTTGACCAGCCTAGGAGTCTTTGCTTCATCCAGCAGCTTCAAACCAGTAATCTTCTCTGCTACCCTGAGCCAGCCCAAGAAGCACCCAAACGCAATATCAAGGTACCCAATTCCATCTCCACCAAAGAAAGCCTTTCCTTTGCTACATTTCCCAAATGCTTCCTCCAACAGCACAATCCCTTCACTCAGTTGATCCATCAAGGGCTTCCTCTCCTCTCCTTGGACAGCCAAAAGGCCTCTCATGGTAGGGAACCACTGCACCCATTTGAAATTCATAATAACTGAAAAAGTttatgtgcaaaaaaaaaaaaaaaaaaaaaaaaaaaaaaaaaaatgatatgcaACACAAATGAACTATAATCTTGTTTGATTCGAcattaacatttttcaaaaaataaatcattttttaaaaagtattttctaaaaaattaataattttcctatGTTTAGTATCAACCTtaaaatgagttattttttcaatttccttatttagatttgaaaaaaagTCAAATCTCTTTGcttgagatagagttgtttttcagagaaaaaaaaatagtgaaaaacaACTCTATTTCCTGTTAAGTTAactataagaaattaaaaaatagttttcctttaacttaaaaaaaaaaaaaaaatactgacaCAAGAAAATgctgaaaattatttttttccatcgAAACAGATGGAAACCTGACTTCCACGCACTAAGAATGTAATCACATAGTCTCTCTACATGATGAATCTTCATTAAATCTTTACAAAATATCCTTGTGGCTTAGCATGGCATCAACTTGCATTTATATCAACCATGTACACATGATCTTGTAAAGCACTAGAGgaaatttattgataatgatcaggaaaaaaaaaacctttaaggtgtgttgaaaatatttttaaggtgAAAATTGCTCCTCCTCGAAAGAGTTTTCAGTCTGATTAAGAGCAATTCACCTTTAGAATACAACAAAGTCATCAACAATAGACAACAATTATAAAGAGAAGTTTTACGAAATCATGAATTTAACTATGATTTAGacccttaatttttaatttatagaaaataaaagctACAAGTTTTCATTTGAATTGTCACATTTTTCTAACATaatgactttttaaaaataattcacaaATGAATGGCCAGTGGTATTTATAGGCAAGTATATActtcttgggaaaaaaaaaaaaaaaaaaacatatatgttATGACAGTTATATACCAATTCCAAGAGTCACACCCTTAAGTCGCACTCTTATCCAAATAcgatttattgatttaattaataattctcTACTGAAACATATCTCTCCCAccaagagaaaatataattgagAGAGAATTGCACCATATGATTA
This genomic stretch from Quercus lobata isolate SW786 chromosome 3, ValleyOak3.0 Primary Assembly, whole genome shotgun sequence harbors:
- the LOC115982963 gene encoding glutathione S-transferase U17-like, which gives rise to MAKNDVKLLGAWPSPYALRARIALNIKSVKYEFLEETFAPKSELLLKSNPVYKKIPVLIHGDKPICESLVIVQYIDEAWTSGPSILPSDPCDRAIHRFWAVYLDETWFPTMRGLLAVQGEERKPLMDQLSEGIVLLEEAFGKCSKGKAFFGGDGIGYLDIAFGCFLGWLRVAEKITGLKLLDEAKTPRLVKWAESFCADAAVKGIMPETDKLLEFAKVLAAKMRGAPPKN